CGCCGCCTCCCGCAGGTCCCGGTGCTCTTCCTCACCGCGAAGGACTCGGTCGAGGACCGCATCGCCGGTCTGACGGCGGGCGGCGACGACTACGTCACCAAGCCCTTCAGCCTGGAAGAGGTCGTGGCCCGGCTGCGCGGTCTGGTCCGCCGCTCCGGCGCGGCCCAGGCCGCGCGCGGCGAGTCCGTACTGGCCGTCGGCGACCTGCGGCTCGACGAGGACAGCCACGAGGTGAGCCGCGGCGGGCGGGAGATCCACCTGACCGCCACCGAGTTCGAGCTGCTGCGCTACCTCATGCGCAACCCGCGCCGGGTGCTCAGCAAAGCGCAGATCCTGGACCGCGTGTGGTCCTACGACTTCGGCGGCCAGGCCAATGTGGTCGAGCTGTACATCTCCTACCTGCGGCGCAAGCTGGAGAGCGGCCCCGGCCTCCCCTCGATGATCCACACCCGGCGCGGCGCCGGATACCTGATCAAGCCGAGCGAATAGTGCGGCTGCGGCTGCGGCTGCGGATGCCGGGCCGGCGGCCCTGGTCGCTGCGGACCCGGCTCGTCGTCTCGGCCGTGGTCCTCATCGCGGTGGTGGGCGCGGCGATCGGTACGGTCACCATCCTCGTGCTGCGCTCCTATCTCGTGGGCCAGCTCGACCACCAGCTCGCCACCTCCGTGAACATGGCCGTCCGGGGCCCCGGAGCGGCGAAGCCCACCCGGGACACGCTCGCCTTCGTCCTGGGACCCGGCAGCCCCTTCGGCGCCGCCGGGGTCCGCCTCGACACGGACGGCAAGGTCATCGCGGCCGCCCGCAGCGCGCCCGCCGAGGGACCCGCCCCGGACCACCGCCAGCCGCTCACCGAAACCCAGACCAAGGCCCTGGTGGCCGCCGCCGGGGAAGCCAGGGCGGGCGAGGAGCGGCCGGTCGACGTCCGTCTGCACGGCCTGGGCACCTACCGCGTGCTCACCGCGGCCGACGGCAGCCTCGTCCTGGGCTTCCCGCTCGACGGGGTCGACTCCACCGTGAACACCCTGATCGGGGTCGAGGTCTGCGTCACCCTGGCCGGTCTGATCGCCGCCTCCCTCGCCGGGCAGGCCCTCGTCGGGGTCGCCCTGCGCCCGCTGCGCCGGGTGGCCGCCACCGCGACCAGGGTCTCCGAACTCCGCCTGCACAGCGGTGAACCCGCCCTCGACGAACGGGTCCCGGACGCGGAGGCGGACCCGAGGACCGAGGTGGGCCAGGTCGGCGCCGCCCTCAACCGGATGCTCGGCCACGTCTCCGCCGCGCTCACCGCCCGCCAGCAGAGCGAGACCCGCGTCCGGCAGTTCGTCGCCGACGCCAGCCACGAACTGCGCACCCCGCTGGCCTCCATCCGCGGCTACGCCGAACTCACGCGCCGGGGCCGCGAGGAACCCGGCCCCGACACCCGGCACGCGCTGGGCCGGATCGAGTCCGAGGCGACCCGGATGACCGGCCTGGTCGAAGACCTGCTGCTGCTGGCCCGGCTCGACGCGGGCCGCCCCCTGTCCGCCACCCCCACCGACCTGGCCCCCCTGGTCGTGGACGCCGTCAGCGACGCCCGCGCGGCCGGCTGCGAACACCACTGGCGCCTCGAACTGCCCGCCGAGGCCGCCCTGGTGGCCGCCGACGCGGCCCGGATCCAGCAGGTCCTGGTGAACCTGCTGGCCAACGCCCGCACCCACACCCCGCCCGGGACCACCGTCATCGCCCGTGTTTCACGTGAAACATCCTCCGTCCGCGTCGAGATCGAGGACAACGGCCCCGGCATCCCGCCCGAACTGCTCCCGCACGTCTTCGAGCGCTTCGCCCGCGGGGACGCCTCCCGCTCCCGCAACGCGGGCTCCACCGGGCTCGGGCTCGCCATCGTGCAGGCCGTCGTCTCGGCCCACGGCGGGATGGTCGGCGTGCGCAGCGAACCGGGACGGACCCGCTTCGAGGTCCAGCTGCCCCTCCACGCCGAAGAACGGCACTCCGGCTCACAGACGGGCCACAGCCTCACCACACAGCCGTGACAGCCCGCCCGGCGAGAGTCGGAGCATGCCAACCGACGCCTTTCCCAAGACCGGGACCGGGACCGGGAGCGGGACCGGGACCGGGACCCTGCCCGCCCGGGCGCCGCTCGCCCCCGGGCCCGGCCAACCCGTACTCGACGTGGTCATCCCGGTCTTCAACGAGGAGAAGGACCTCGGCCCGTGCGTGCGCCGCCTCCACGAGCACCTGACCCGCACCTTCCCGTACGCCTTCCGCATCACCATCGCCGACAACGCGAGCACCGACCGCACCCCCGAGGTGGCGGCCGGCCTGGCCCGCTCCGTCAGTGCAGTCCGCAGCACCCGGCTGGAGGAGAAGGGCCGGGGCAGGGCCCTGCGCACCGTCTGGTCCGCCTCCGACGCCCCGGTCCTCGCCTACATGGACGTGGACCTCTCCACGGACCTCAACGCGCTGCTGCCGCTGGTCGCCCCGCTGATCTCCGGTCACTCCGACCTCGCGATCGGCACCCGGCTCGCCCCCGCCTCGCGCGTGGTGCGCGGCGCCAAACGCGAGTTCGTCTCCCGCGCCTACAACCTGATCCTGCGGTCCTCCCTCGCCGCCCGGTTCAGCGACGCCCAGTGCGGCTTCAAGGCCATCCGGCGCGATGTCGCCGAGCGGCTGCTGCCCCTGGTGGAGGACTCCGGCTGGTTCTTCGACACCGAGCTGCTGGTCCTCGCCGAGCGCGCCGGGCTGCGCATCCACGAGGTGCCCGTCGACTGGGTGGACGACCCCGACTCCACGGTCCACATCGTCCGCACCGCCACCGAGGACCTCAAAGGGGTCTGGCGGGTGGGCCGGGCCCTCGCGGTCGGCGCCCTCCCCCTCGACCGGATCGCCCGCCCCTTCGGCGACGACCCGCGCGACCGCGCCCTGAGCGGAGTCCCCCGGGGACTGGCCCGCCAGCTCATGGGCTTCTGCGCGGTCGGCCTCGCGAGCACCCTCCTCTACCTGGCGCTCTACTCCGCCCTGCGCTCCGGCGCCGGACCCCAGCTCGCCAATGGCACGGCCCTGCTGCTCTCCGCCCTCGCCAACACCGCCGCCAACCGCCGGCTCACCTTCGGCATCCGCGGCCGGGACCGGGCCGTGCGCCACCAGGCCCAGGGACTGGTGGTCTTCGCCATCGGACTGGCCCTGACCAGTGGCTCCCTGGCCGCCCTCGGCGCGGCCACCACCGCTCCCGCGCACGGCACCGAGCTGGCCGTCCTGGTGACCGCCAACCTCGCCGCGACCGTGCTGCGCTTCCTGCTCTTGCGCGCCTGGGTCTTCCCGGACCGCTCCGCTCCCGCGAAGGACAACCTCCGATGACCACGGCCGTGCCCCTGCTGGACTCACCCTTCCCCGAACGCGCCCCGGCCGCCGCGATCCCCCTGCGGCCCCGCTGGGAGCGCCCCGCGCTCGCCGCGCTGCTCCTCGTCACCGGCGTCCTCATGCTGTGGAACCTGGGCGCCTCCGGTTACGCGAACTCCTTCTACTCCGCCGCCGTCCAGGCGGGCAGCGAGAGCTGGAAGGCCTTCTTCTTCGGGTCCTCCGACGCGGGGAACTCGATCACCGTCGACAAGCCGCCGGCCGCGCTGTGGCCGATGGCCCTGTGCGTCCGGCTCTTCGGCCTCGGCGGCTGGCAGATCCTGGTCCCCCAGGCCCTCATGGGCGTCGGCACCACCGCCGTCCTGTACGCCTCCGTACGCCGCTGGTTCGGCCCGGTGGCCGGGCTGCTCAGCGGCGCGGTCTTCGCGCTCACCCCGGTGGCCGCGCTGATGTTCCGCTTCAACAACCCCGACGCGCTGCTGACCCTGCTGATGACCATCACCGTCCACTGCGTGCTGCGCGCCCTCGACGGCGCCCGCACCAAGTGGCTGGTCTGGGCCGGTGTCGCCGTCGGCTTCGCCTTCCTCACCAAGACCCTGCAGGCCTTCGTCATCCTGCCGCCGCTCGCCCTGCTGTACGCCGTCTGCGCGCCCACCCGGCTGCGCCGCAGGCTGGGGCAGCTGCTCCTCGCGGGGCTGGCGATGGTGGTCGCCGGCGGCTGGTGGGTGGCCATCGTCGAGCTGTGGCCCGCGTCCTCCCGCCCGTACATCGGCGGCTCACAGAACAACTCCTTCCTGGAACTCACCCTCGGCTACAACGGTCTCGGCCGGATCAACGGTGACGAGACCGGCAGCGTCGGCGGCGGCGGTGCGCGGGCCGGCGGCGGTGGCGGCGGCTGGGGCGAGACCGGGATCGACCGGCTCTTCTCGGCCAACATCGGCGGCCAGATCTCCTGGCTGCTCCCGGCAGCGCTGGTGCTGCTCGTCGCCGGACTGGTGATCACCTGGCGGGCCCGGCGGGCCACCGACTCCCTGGAGAGCATGGCCCGGGCGTCGTTCCTGGCCTGGGGCGGCTCCCTGCTGATCACCGCGCTCGTCTTCAGCTACATGCAGGGCATCTTCCACGAGTACTACACGGTGGCGCTGGCGCCCTACGTGGCCGCGCTGACCGGTACGGGCGTGGCCGTGCTGTGGGAGGAGCGGGGCGGCCGGGCCGCGGCGCTCACCCTGTCCGCCACCCTCGCGCTGACCGCGGTGTGGTCGTACGTCCTGCTCGGCCGGGCCGCGGGCTATCTGCCGTGGCTGCGCTGGACGGTGCTGGTGGCCGGGCTGCTCGCGGCCGCCGGTCTCCTGGTGGGCGCGCGCCTCGGGCGCCGGGCGGTCGTGGCGGTGGCGGCGCTGGGCGTCGGCGCGGCGCTGGCCGGGCCCCTCGCGTACACGCTGGACACGGTGGGCACCGCGCACGCGGGCTCGATCGTCACGGCGGGCCCCGCGGTGGCGGGCGGCCGTGGCCCGGGCGGCATGGGCGGGGGACCGCGGTTCGCCGGGGCGGAAGGCGGGCGCGGCCAGGGAGGCTTCCCGCAGGGAGCACCGCCGCAGGGCGCGGGCCAGGGAGCCGGACCGGGAGCCGGACCCGGCGCGATGGCGCCGGGCGGCCCCGCGGGTCAGGGCGCACAGGGCGCCGCAGGCCGTACGGGCGGTACGGGCGCCCGGGCCAAGGGCGGCTTCGGCGGCGGCCGTCCCGGTGGCGGCGGGGGCATGGGCGGTCTGCTGGGCGGTACGAAGACGAGCGCGGCGGCCGTGGCGGCCCTGCGCGCGGACGCGGACCGGTACACCTGGGCGGCCGCGGCCATCGGCGCGCAGAACGCCGCGAGCTACCAACTGGCCTCGGGCGCACCCGTCATGCCGATCGGCGGGTTCAACGGCAGCGATCCGTCACCGACCCTGGCGCGGTTCCAGGAGTACGTGAAGGCCGGGAAGATCCACTACTTCATCGCCCAGAGCACGGAAGCGGGCACCGAAGCGGGCGGCGGCGGCCAGGGCGCGACCCGTGGTGGCGGCGGTCCCGGCGGCGGCGCGAGCAGCGCCATCGAGACCTGGGTGAAGGCCAACTACCGGCCCACCACGGTGGGCGGAGCCACCTTCTACGACCTCACCCCGTCCTGAACCGACCACAACGCGAGGGGCACCCTCTAGCATCGTCAAGAGGGCGGACCGGGCATTCCGGGCCGATCCACCTGTCTTGAGGAGGGTGCCTCGATGGCCACCACGACGGACCCCGTGACCATCCGGACCAGTGTGTGGCTGACCGCGCGGCCCGCTTCCGGGGCCAGACGGCGCAGCGAGGGCCCCTCGGGACTGGACCGGGACCGGATCACCGGCGCCGCGGTCCGGCTGCTCGACACCGAGGGACTCGCCCGGTTCTCCATGCGCCGCCTCGCGGCCGGGCTCGGGGTGACCGCGATGTCCCTGTACTGGTACGTCGACACCAAGCACGACCTGCTGGAACTCGCCCTGGACAGCGCCCTGGGCGAGCTGACCCTGCCCGCCGACTCGCCCCCGGCGGGCTGGCCCGGCCGACTGCGGTCGCTGGCCTGCGGATACCGCGGGCTGCTCGCCGAGCGGCCGTGGGTGGCGACCCTGGCCGCCGAGTACCCCAACATCGGACCGCACGCCCGGGCCTTCGACGCGGCGCTGCTGCGCCTGCTCGACGCCACCGGGCTGACGGACGGCGGCCGGACCGGAGCCCACCTCGCCGTGTCGCAGTTCCTGCACGGCTGTGGGGGTCCGGTCCGGCGGGCGCCCGAGGGGGACTTCCACTTCGCGCTCGACGTCCTCATCGCGGGCATCGAGGCGAAGACGGGTCCCTAGGGCCTACTTGACCTCGGCGACCGCGGGGGCGGCGGCTGTGGCGGTGGCGGGGGAGGCGGCGGCCGGAGCCTCGGCCATCGGCTTCGAGCGCAGCGCGACCTCCTTGATGAAGACCACCAGCAGCAGGGCGAGCAGCGCGGTCGGGGCGGCGTAGAAGAAGACGTCGCCGACGCCGTGCCCGTACGCGGACTCGATGACCGTGCGGAAGGGCGCGGGCAGCGTCTTCAGGTCGGGGATGGCCCCGCCGCCGGTGCCGCCGTGACCCATCGCCGCGGCCTTCGGGCCGAGTTCGGCCAGGCCGTCCTTCACGTAGTGCGTCACCCGGTTCGCCATGACCGCGCCGAGCGCGGAGACGCCCACGGCGCCGCCGAGC
This is a stretch of genomic DNA from Streptomyces sp. NBC_00536. It encodes these proteins:
- a CDS encoding TetR/AcrR family transcriptional regulator encodes the protein MATTTDPVTIRTSVWLTARPASGARRRSEGPSGLDRDRITGAAVRLLDTEGLARFSMRRLAAGLGVTAMSLYWYVDTKHDLLELALDSALGELTLPADSPPAGWPGRLRSLACGYRGLLAERPWVATLAAEYPNIGPHARAFDAALLRLLDATGLTDGGRTGAHLAVSQFLHGCGGPVRRAPEGDFHFALDVLIAGIEAKTGP
- a CDS encoding response regulator transcription factor; amino-acid sequence: MTATTTSHASTSTSNPTALVRPDGGPCRVLVVDDEASLSELLSMALRYEGCEVRTAGDGAGAVRIAAEFRPDVVVLDIMLPDMDGLAVLGQLRRRLPQVPVLFLTAKDSVEDRIAGLTAGGDDYVTKPFSLEEVVARLRGLVRRSGAAQAARGESVLAVGDLRLDEDSHEVSRGGREIHLTATEFELLRYLMRNPRRVLSKAQILDRVWSYDFGGQANVVELYISYLRRKLESGPGLPSMIHTRRGAGYLIKPSE
- a CDS encoding glycosyltransferase — encoded protein: MPTDAFPKTGTGTGSGTGTGTLPARAPLAPGPGQPVLDVVIPVFNEEKDLGPCVRRLHEHLTRTFPYAFRITIADNASTDRTPEVAAGLARSVSAVRSTRLEEKGRGRALRTVWSASDAPVLAYMDVDLSTDLNALLPLVAPLISGHSDLAIGTRLAPASRVVRGAKREFVSRAYNLILRSSLAARFSDAQCGFKAIRRDVAERLLPLVEDSGWFFDTELLVLAERAGLRIHEVPVDWVDDPDSTVHIVRTATEDLKGVWRVGRALAVGALPLDRIARPFGDDPRDRALSGVPRGLARQLMGFCAVGLASTLLYLALYSALRSGAGPQLANGTALLLSALANTAANRRLTFGIRGRDRAVRHQAQGLVVFAIGLALTSGSLAALGAATTAPAHGTELAVLVTANLAATVLRFLLLRAWVFPDRSAPAKDNLR
- a CDS encoding sensor histidine kinase, translated to MPGRRPWSLRTRLVVSAVVLIAVVGAAIGTVTILVLRSYLVGQLDHQLATSVNMAVRGPGAAKPTRDTLAFVLGPGSPFGAAGVRLDTDGKVIAAARSAPAEGPAPDHRQPLTETQTKALVAAAGEARAGEERPVDVRLHGLGTYRVLTAADGSLVLGFPLDGVDSTVNTLIGVEVCVTLAGLIAASLAGQALVGVALRPLRRVAATATRVSELRLHSGEPALDERVPDAEADPRTEVGQVGAALNRMLGHVSAALTARQQSETRVRQFVADASHELRTPLASIRGYAELTRRGREEPGPDTRHALGRIESEATRMTGLVEDLLLLARLDAGRPLSATPTDLAPLVVDAVSDARAAGCEHHWRLELPAEAALVAADAARIQQVLVNLLANARTHTPPGTTVIARVSRETSSVRVEIEDNGPGIPPELLPHVFERFARGDASRSRNAGSTGLGLAIVQAVVSAHGGMVGVRSEPGRTRFEVQLPLHAEERHSGSQTGHSLTTQP
- a CDS encoding ArnT family glycosyltransferase codes for the protein MTTAVPLLDSPFPERAPAAAIPLRPRWERPALAALLLVTGVLMLWNLGASGYANSFYSAAVQAGSESWKAFFFGSSDAGNSITVDKPPAALWPMALCVRLFGLGGWQILVPQALMGVGTTAVLYASVRRWFGPVAGLLSGAVFALTPVAALMFRFNNPDALLTLLMTITVHCVLRALDGARTKWLVWAGVAVGFAFLTKTLQAFVILPPLALLYAVCAPTRLRRRLGQLLLAGLAMVVAGGWWVAIVELWPASSRPYIGGSQNNSFLELTLGYNGLGRINGDETGSVGGGGARAGGGGGGWGETGIDRLFSANIGGQISWLLPAALVLLVAGLVITWRARRATDSLESMARASFLAWGGSLLITALVFSYMQGIFHEYYTVALAPYVAALTGTGVAVLWEERGGRAAALTLSATLALTAVWSYVLLGRAAGYLPWLRWTVLVAGLLAAAGLLVGARLGRRAVVAVAALGVGAALAGPLAYTLDTVGTAHAGSIVTAGPAVAGGRGPGGMGGGPRFAGAEGGRGQGGFPQGAPPQGAGQGAGPGAGPGAMAPGGPAGQGAQGAAGRTGGTGARAKGGFGGGRPGGGGGMGGLLGGTKTSAAAVAALRADADRYTWAAAAIGAQNAASYQLASGAPVMPIGGFNGSDPSPTLARFQEYVKAGKIHYFIAQSTEAGTEAGGGGQGATRGGGGPGGGASSAIETWVKANYRPTTVGGATFYDLTPS